The Eikenella corrodens genome segment TTTTAGCAAGGCGCGGGCAAGCGGGGAGGTCCAGGAAATTTTGTGGCGGGCGGTGTCGATTTCGTCCACGCCCACGATGCGCACGGTTTGCTCTTCGCCGTTGCCGCGCAGCAGTTCCACGGTGGCGCCGAAAAAGATTTGGTCGGTGGCTTCGCGGGTTTCGGGATCGACCACTTGCGCCGCTTCCAGCCGTTTGGTGAGGAAACGGATTCGGCGGTCGATTTCGCGCATGCGGCGCTTGCCGTAGAGATAATCGCCGTTTTCGCTGCGATCGCCGTTGGAGGCGGCCCAGTTGACGATTTGCACGATTTCGGGGCGCTCTTTGTTCACCAGCTGGTAGAGCTCGTCTTTCAATGCCTGCCAGCCGACTGGGGTAATGTAGTTGGGGGTGGTGTTGCTCATGATGGCTTTCAAATCTGTTCAAATGTGTGGATGAAGGTTTCAGGTAGCCTTACGGTTTAAATGCCCGCCGTCGCCGGCATGCAGTTTGGCCAGCAGCCACAGCAGCACTAGGCCGAAGGTAGCCAGAGACAGGTAGGTGTAGCTGAAGGCCTGTTCCAGCAGCGCGCCGGTTTCGCCCACGGCGGCACGGTATGCGCCCAAAATCACGGCAGCCACGGCAATGCCGATGCCGATGCCCACCTGCTGCACCACGCTGAGCATGGTCG includes the following:
- the greB gene encoding transcription elongation factor GreB — encoded protein: MSNTTPNYITPVGWQALKDELYQLVNKERPEIVQIVNWAASNGDRSENGDYLYGKRRMREIDRRIRFLTKRLEAAQVVDPETREATDQIFFGATVELLRGNGEEQTVRIVGVDEIDTARHKISWTSPLARALLKAREGDEIVFHGPEGREEIEVLSVAYVKIE